One genomic segment of Rivularia sp. PCC 7116 includes these proteins:
- a CDS encoding DNA cytosine methyltransferase — translation MEEMGKGKLRVLDLCSGIGAGFPLSGIITGKVQLCGLCEIDEFCKEILQKRFPGVPIYNSVRDLRIQKGEIDTITASPPCQPFSLEGHRRGGADERDCIPAVLRLVARVQPKFFCLENVPGLLSAPQYPGEKPGTYFLQMLRQLYECGYDSEWIVVGTSRFGTKWSGERLLLVATSRSLKLEWERATSWKYQIGRQSQENWVNRQEGNFQSRVARTTVRSANQMDIPTGTPSGNGITRTRRAALGNCLDVRLAQIVWERVLYLYSLIE, via the coding sequence ATGGAAGAAATGGGAAAAGGAAAACTCCGAGTGCTTGACTTGTGCAGCGGAATTGGAGCCGGTTTCCCCCTCTCCGGAATTATCACAGGAAAAGTCCAACTATGCGGACTCTGTGAAATCGACGAGTTTTGTAAAGAAATCTTGCAAAAACGGTTCCCCGGTGTGCCAATCTACAACTCGGTGCGCGACCTCCGAATTCAAAAGGGAGAAATCGACACAATTACCGCATCTCCGCCATGTCAACCCTTTAGCCTTGAAGGGCATCGAAGGGGAGGAGCCGATGAACGCGACTGTATCCCCGCAGTGTTGCGACTTGTTGCTAGAGTCCAACCCAAATTCTTCTGTCTCGAAAATGTACCCGGATTATTGTCGGCTCCCCAGTACCCAGGAGAAAAACCCGGAACATATTTTCTACAGATGCTCCGGCAGCTTTATGAATGTGGGTATGATTCAGAATGGATTGTTGTCGGAACATCGAGGTTTGGAACTAAATGGTCGGGAGAAAGACTCTTACTCGTTGCCACGTCCAGGAGCCTTAAGCTGGAGTGGGAAAGGGCGACCTCCTGGAAATACCAAATCGGAAGGCAGAGCCAAGAAAATTGGGTTAATCGGCAAGAAGGAAATTTTCAATCCAGAGTGGCTAGAACTACAGTTCGGTCTGCCAATCAGATGGACATCCCCACAGGAACACCGAGCGGCAACGGAATTACTCGCACTCGTCGAGCAGCCCTTGGAAATTGTTTAGATGTACGGCTTGCTCAAATTGTTTGGGAGCGAGTACTTTACCTCTACTCACTCATCGAATAA
- a CDS encoding C40 family peptidase codes for MRLLIDFSFGINKNDADSIKLISPNWKYAFLTLILASCISIKPISMWFDNQLLVQQFRQTHTLKNSKGERVVSNAIAWAGKSYKPGQKERCADFVRFVLRQSNIRVGVTRKPWDAGKQNHNGSLMARSFFGSDIGIILTNPKQFQKGDLIGFTNTYGNFKRGAITHVGIYVGGGKIVDRSTMIAPVRIRNLFSFPNSQIIGVRPHAYQK; via the coding sequence ATGCGACTCCTCATTGATTTCAGTTTTGGCATTAATAAAAATGATGCCGATTCTATAAAACTAATTTCTCCTAATTGGAAGTATGCTTTTTTGACATTAATTTTAGCTAGCTGTATTTCTATTAAACCGATATCTATGTGGTTTGATAACCAACTTTTAGTGCAGCAATTTCGTCAAACTCATACTCTAAAGAACAGTAAGGGAGAGAGGGTTGTGAGTAATGCGATCGCATGGGCTGGGAAATCCTATAAACCCGGTCAAAAAGAGCGTTGTGCAGATTTTGTTCGCTTTGTATTGCGCCAGTCAAATATTCGCGTGGGAGTAACTCGCAAGCCCTGGGATGCTGGTAAGCAAAATCATAATGGTTCTTTAATGGCACGTTCTTTTTTTGGTAGCGATATTGGAATTATTCTTACCAACCCAAAGCAATTCCAAAAGGGAGATTTAATTGGTTTTACCAATACTTATGGCAATTTCAAAAGAGGTGCAATCACTCACGTTGGGATTTATGTGGGTGGGGGAAAGATAGTTGATAGAAGCACAATGATCGCACCAGTTAGGATACGAAATCTATTTTCATTCCCTAATTCTCAAATAATTGGAGTTCGTCCTCATGCTTATCAGAAGTAA